The proteins below come from a single Papaver somniferum cultivar HN1 chromosome 11, ASM357369v1, whole genome shotgun sequence genomic window:
- the LOC113324202 gene encoding uncharacterized protein LOC113324202, which produces MSKCQIHGNLIHVPSTPLHSISSSWPFYSWGLDIIGKINPPSSKHHEYIITATEYSTKWVEAIPLRGTTGATIAAFIKEHIIWRFGVPKHIITDNALLSSTSNQTMHDNPRTWHEQLPMALWAYQTSPRSSTGTSPYSLVYDADVVLPAEVEIPSARIAEAGGVRWNEAEALSARVTELDTMDSRRSKEEENAQAYKIGFPEHIIKL; this is translated from the exons ATGTCAAAATGTCAAattcacggaaaccttatccatgtacctTCGACTCCTCTGCATTCAATAAGCAGTTCGTGGCCCTTTTacagctggggactcgacatcattggaaagatcaaccCGCCGTCTTCAAAGcatcacgagtacataataacgGCAACTGAATATtccaccaaatgggttgaagccatacctttacgaggaACTACTGGAGCCACAATCGCGGCATTCATTAAGGAGCACATCATCTGGCGATTCggcgtgcctaaacatatcatcaccgacaacgcACTTCTTTCGTCAACAAGCAA TCAGACAATGCatgataatcctcggacatggcacgaacaatTACCAATGGCACTCTGGGCGTATCAGACATCACCAAGAAGCTCCACTGGCACCTCTCCCTACTCCCTTGTCTACGACGCCGATGTCGTCCTCCCAGCAGAAGTTGAAATCCCATCAGCTAGGATTGCCGAAGCAGGCGGAGTTCGATGGAATGAAGCCGAAGCATTGAGCGCCAGGGTAACAGAATTGGACACTATGGATTCCAGAAGATCCAAGGAGGAAGAGAACGCACAAGCGTACAaaatagggtttccagagcatataatAAAACTgtga
- the LOC113322979 gene encoding eukaryotic translation initiation factor 2 subunit beta-like isoform X1 — MADACMELLGRFFYLLQENYPQVAAGDQTTMKPVQVLQAGERTVLVNFMDLCKVMHREAEHVMEFLFAEMGISGSLDGQKRLVIEGKFAAKVIEGILEKYINEYVKCNDCNTHETDLLKEISVKCKLCGSEQSVAPVRG, encoded by the exons ATGGCGGATGCATGTATGGAGCTTCTTGGTCGTTTTTTCTATCTTTTGCAGGAGAATTATCCACAAGTTGCAGCTGGAGATCAAACAACAATGAAACCAGTGCAAGTACTTCAAGCAGGCGAGAGAACTGTCCTTGTGAATTTTATGGATCTATGCAAAGT GATGCATAGAGAAGCAGAGCACGTTATGGAATTTTTGTTTGCTGAAATGGGAATAAGTGGGTCTTTAGATGGACAGAAAAGGCTGGTTATTGAAGGAAAGTTTGCTGCCAAAGTTATTGAAGGGATTCTTGAAAAATACATAA ATGAATATGTCAAATGCAATGATTGCAATACTCATGAAACTGATCTATTGAAGGAGATCTCTGTCAAATGCAAGCTG TGTGGCTCAGAGCAATCAGTTGCTCCTGTCAGAGGCTGA
- the LOC113322978 gene encoding eukaryotic translation initiation factor 2 subunit beta-like, protein MAEEDHAMVDLKEKDDVSELAPFDPSKKKKKKKPVALSTDLADDSLDKLTEKTDNLSVTEGVENAFAGLKKKKKKPVESEFLNEDNGDAIEDLDDQVKEDEEGEGIVLQTRYPWEGTDRDYEYEELLGRVFNILRENNPELAGDRRRTVMRPPQVLREGTKKTVFVNFMDLCKTMHRQPEHVMNFLLAEMGTSGSLDGQQRLVVKGRFAPKNFEGILRRYVNEYVICNGCKSPDTILSKENRLFFLRCEQCGSGRSVAPIKAGFVARVGRRKAGT, encoded by the exons ATGGCAGAAGAAGACCACGCTATGGTTGATTTGAAGGAGAAGGACGATGTCTCAGAGCTTGCGCCATTCGATccctcaaagaagaagaagaagaagaagcctgTTGCCTTATCTACAGACCTTGCAGATGATTCTTTAGATAAGTTGACAGAGAAAACCGATAATCTGTCTG TTACTGAAGGTGTTGAAAACGCCTTCGCTGgtcttaaaaagaagaagaagaagcca GTTGAGTCAGAATTTCTGAACGAGGATAATGGTGACGCAATAGAAGATTTAGATG ATCAAGTAAAAGAGGATGAGGAAGGAGAAGGAATTGTTCTGCAAACACGGTATCCCTGGGAAGGAACTGATAGGGATTATGAATATGAAGAG CTCCTTGGTCGTGTGTTCAACATTCTCCGTGAGAATAATCCAGAGCTTGCAGGAGACAGGCGTAGGACAGTTATGAGGCCACCACAAGTTTTACGTGAAGGCACCAAAAAGACTGTGTTCGTGAACTTCATGGATCTCTGCAAAAC GATGCATAGGCAGCCAGAGCATGTTATGAATTTCTTACTTGCTGAGATGGGAACAAGTGGATCGTTGGATGGACAACAAAGGCTTGTTGTTAAAGGAAGGTTTGCTCCCAAGAATTTTGAAGGGATTCTGCGAAGATATGTCA ATGAATATGTTATATGCAATGGTTGCAAAAGTCCTGATACTATCCTATCAAAAGAGAACAGGCTGTTTTTTCTCCGATGCGAGCAG TGTGGTTCTGGCCGTTCTGTTGCTCCTATCAAAGCTGGTTTCGTGGCTCGTGTTGGTCGTCGAAAGGCTGGGACATAA
- the LOC113324201 gene encoding inorganic phosphate transporter 1-11-like, which translates to MWRFFVNHCNEDFWYKSVESLCFFRFWLGFGIGGDYPLSAVIMSEYANQKTRGAFIAAVFAIGVGILVAGLVAMIVSAAFLHAFPAPDYLTNRVLSTQPEGDFVWRIVLMFGAVPAMMTYYLRMKMPETARFTALVAGDHRKAASDMARVLDRNIQDDEEPYKVASKPESSYGLFSGEFMRRHGLHLIGTSTTWFLLDIAFYSLNLTQKDVFPSIGLLKKGSTMNAIEEVFKISRAMFLVALFATVPGYWFTVFFIDKIGRYLIQLGGFLMMSIFMAIMGIRYSDLRGEKDKCPKDSTSDYCGGNKIAFAILSGLAFFFANFGPNSTTFIVPAELFPARFRSTCHGISAAAGKAGAIIGAFIVQGYTLDGNSKKIRKAIIGLAVVNLLGFFCSFMVPETNGRSLEEISGEDKDFGGGGAAVTDEKVKDSSTDTYHAGNSV; encoded by the exons atgtggAGGTTCTTTGTTAATCACTGTAATGAGGATTTCTGGTACAA AAGCGTGGAATCTCTCTGTTTCTTCCGGTTCTGGCTAGGCTTTGGCATTGGAGGGGATTATCCTCTCTCGGCTGTCATAATGTCAGAGTATGCTAATCAGAAAACTAGAGGAGCTTTCATAGCCGCGGTTTTTGCCATAGGAGTTGGAATCTTGGTTGCCGGTCTTGTTGCAATGATCGTATCCGCGGCGTTCTTGCATGCATTCCCAGCGCCAGATTATCTAACGAACCGTGTTTTATCAACTCAGCCCGAGGGAGATTTTGTTTGGAGAATTGTACTCATGTTCGGGGCTGTACCAGCTATGATGACGTACTATTTGCGAATGAAGATGCCTGAAACTGCAAGGTTCACTGCCTTGGTCGCTGGAGATCACAGGAAAGCCGCATCAGACATGGCAAGAGTACTAGACCGAAACATACAGGATGATGAAGAGCCTTACAAAGTTGCATCAAAACCTGAGTCTTCGTATGGATTATTTTCTGGAGAATTCATGAGAAGGCATGGACTTCATTTGATTGGAACTTCTACTACTTGGTTCTTGCTGGACATTGCCTTCTATAGCTTGAATCTGACACAGAAGGATGTTTTCCCGTCCATCGGTTTGTTGAAGAAGGGATCGACCATGAATGCCATTGAAGAGGTCTTTAAAATCTCCAGAGCGATGTTTCTAGTCGCGCTCTTTGCCACTGTCCCTGGTTACTGGTTCACAGTTTTTTTCATTGACAAGATTGGACGTTACCTAATCCAACTGGGAGGGTTCCTTATGATGTCCATTTTCATGGCAATAATGGGTATTCGGTACTCGGACCTGAGAGGAGAAAAGGACAAGTGCCCCAAAGATTCAACAAGTGACTACTGTGGTGGAAACAAGATAGCATTTGCCATTCTCTCCGGATTGGCATTCTTCTTTGCGAACTTCGGACCCAACAGTACTACCTTCATTGTCCCGGCAGAGCTTTTTCCAGCAAGATTTAGATCAACATGTCACGGAATCTCAGCAGCGGCAGGAAAAGCTGGTGCGATAATAGGTGCATTTATTGTGCAAGGTTATACTTTAGATGGTAACTCGAAAAAGATCAGAAAAGCAATCATAGGGTTGGCAGTTGTCAATCTGCTAGGATTTTTCTGCTCTTTCATGGTTCCAGAAACAAATGGCCGATCAC
- the LOC113322979 gene encoding eukaryotic translation initiation factor 2 subunit beta-like isoform X2 encodes MADACMELLGRFFYLLQENYPQVAAGDQTTMKPVQVLQAGERTVLVNFMDLCKVMHREAEHVMEFLFAEMGISGSLDGQKRLVIEGKFAAKVIEGILEKYINEYVKCNDCNTHETDLLKEISVKCKL; translated from the exons ATGGCGGATGCATGTATGGAGCTTCTTGGTCGTTTTTTCTATCTTTTGCAGGAGAATTATCCACAAGTTGCAGCTGGAGATCAAACAACAATGAAACCAGTGCAAGTACTTCAAGCAGGCGAGAGAACTGTCCTTGTGAATTTTATGGATCTATGCAAAGT GATGCATAGAGAAGCAGAGCACGTTATGGAATTTTTGTTTGCTGAAATGGGAATAAGTGGGTCTTTAGATGGACAGAAAAGGCTGGTTATTGAAGGAAAGTTTGCTGCCAAAGTTATTGAAGGGATTCTTGAAAAATACATAA ATGAATATGTCAAATGCAATGATTGCAATACTCATGAAACTGATCTATTGAAGGAGATCTCTGTCAAATGCAAGCTG TAA